From Aquificota bacterium, one genomic window encodes:
- a CDS encoding uroporphyrinogen-III synthase: MSLKGKRIAICASRKALDITEKIINLGGRPFVEDIVRIEYVPEEEVRDALIESLSLKPHFFLFTTGEGAERVFQVAQKYGLFEPLRENMLKGTILARGYKTRKVLLKYGFEGFRTVESSGEFIDFLKEEEVKGKVVFIQMYGEELPALERHMLEAGGKVLKVWVYRYVPDMERIDAFIEKLLNGFYDGVLFTSAFQVRWLFARAKERGLNKELSKRMNKELTTVSVGRTTAKALFENGVIRVFIPERERLSLAIKELIRAFEDG, encoded by the coding sequence ATGAGCTTGAAAGGTAAAAGGATTGCCATATGCGCCTCAAGGAAGGCGCTGGATATAACAGAGAAGATCATAAACTTAGGTGGTAGGCCCTTTGTGGAGGATATAGTTAGAATAGAGTATGTGCCAGAGGAGGAGGTAAGGGACGCCCTTATAGAATCCTTGTCTTTAAAGCCTCACTTCTTTTTGTTTACCACCGGCGAGGGAGCGGAAAGAGTGTTCCAAGTGGCGCAGAAGTATGGCCTTTTTGAGCCTTTGAGGGAAAACATGCTAAAAGGAACTATTCTGGCAAGAGGCTATAAGACAAGAAAGGTGCTTCTTAAATATGGCTTTGAGGGCTTTAGGACCGTGGAAAGCTCGGGAGAGTTCATAGATTTTTTGAAGGAGGAAGAGGTAAAAGGAAAGGTGGTCTTTATTCAAATGTACGGCGAGGAGCTTCCAGCCTTGGAAAGGCATATGCTTGAAGCTGGTGGAAAGGTCCTAAAGGTGTGGGTCTATAGGTATGTGCCAGATATGGAAAGAATTGATGCCTTTATTGAAAAGCTTTTGAATGGGTTTTACGATGGGGTGCTTTTCACTTCGGCCTTTCAGGTAAGGTGGCTCTTTGCCAGGGCAAAGGAAAGGGGTCTAAACAAGGAGCTAAGCAAAAGGATGAACAAAGAATTGACCACCGTATCCGTTGGGCGCACCACTGCAAAGGCTTTGTTTGAAAACGGCGTTATAAGGGTTTTTATACCAGAGAGGGAAAGGCTCAGCCTTGCAATAAAAGAACTCATAAGGGCCTTTGAAGATGGGTAA
- the cas6 gene encoding CRISPR-associated endoribonuclease Cas6 has translation MRLRALLNYKELPILYRHKVLSLIKSALERSDKEYFESLYASKKPRPFTFAVLVAKGSRLEGDVFYSEKPHTLWISSFDSKFIVKLYNGLLEEEYVKSIEVKAGKEIKRGEILCKSLSPILIEREGNNPLKEENFERFNIYLNLIEEKVMKALLGRGLKKELKFEPVDWRIVVVKHTLDGIREGLGKPYAYFTCFDGYFRLSGHPEDLEFLYNKGIGLRTSQGFGMVEVL, from the coding sequence ATGAGATTAAGAGCTCTTTTAAACTATAAAGAACTTCCAATTCTATACAGGCATAAGGTTCTATCTCTTATAAAGTCTGCTTTAGAGAGAAGCGATAAAGAGTATTTTGAAAGTTTGTATGCAAGCAAAAAGCCAAGACCTTTTACCTTTGCAGTGCTTGTGGCTAAAGGCTCAAGGCTGGAAGGGGATGTGTTTTATTCAGAGAAACCTCATACTTTGTGGATAAGTTCTTTTGATAGCAAGTTTATAGTAAAGCTTTACAATGGGCTATTAGAAGAAGAGTATGTAAAATCCATAGAAGTAAAAGCTGGAAAGGAGATAAAGAGGGGGGAGATTTTGTGCAAAAGCTTGTCTCCTATTCTTATAGAAAGGGAGGGGAACAATCCTTTGAAAGAAGAAAACTTTGAAAGGTTTAACATCTATCTAAATCTCATTGAGGAGAAAGTTATGAAGGCTTTGCTTGGAAGAGGACTAAAGAAGGAGCTGAAATTTGAGCCTGTGGATTGGAGAATTGTGGTGGTAAAGCATACCTTAGATGGCATAAGAGAAGGGCTTGGCAAGCCTTATGCATACTTTACATGCTTTGATGGATACTTTAGGCTTTCAGGCCATCCAGAGGACTTAGAGTTCCTTTATAACAAAGGCATAGGACTAAGGACCTCACAAGGCTTTGGGATGGTGGAAGTGCTATGA
- the cobA gene encoding uroporphyrinogen-III C-methyltransferase — MGKVYIVGAGPGDPELLTLKALRLIKSAEVILYDRLINQEILLFAKPDCELVYVGKEDGKHTIEQEKINELLLRYAHTREVVVRLKGGDPFIFGRGGEEALFLAEHGVEFEIVPGVSSFYSVPAYAGIPITFRGISSSFAVITGHEDPKKEKSSIDWESLKGINTLIVLMGVSRRKEIAKRLIEVGRDPKEPVAFIENGTTERQRVILTDLYELSTNPPEVSPPAIMVVGEVVRLREKLVSFNFVLKIN; from the coding sequence ATGGGTAAGGTCTATATTGTAGGCGCAGGACCAGGAGACCCAGAGCTTTTAACGCTTAAGGCTTTGAGGCTAATAAAGTCCGCAGAGGTTATCCTCTACGACAGGCTCATAAACCAAGAGATACTTCTTTTTGCCAAGCCAGACTGTGAGCTGGTCTATGTAGGAAAAGAAGATGGAAAACACACAATAGAGCAGGAGAAGATAAACGAGCTTTTGCTAAGGTATGCCCACACAAGGGAAGTGGTGGTAAGACTAAAAGGAGGAGACCCATTCATCTTTGGAAGGGGAGGAGAAGAGGCCCTCTTTTTGGCAGAGCATGGCGTAGAGTTTGAGATAGTTCCGGGAGTAAGCTCCTTTTACTCAGTGCCAGCCTACGCTGGCATACCAATAACCTTCAGGGGTATATCCTCATCCTTTGCCGTAATAACAGGACATGAGGACCCAAAAAAGGAAAAATCAAGCATAGATTGGGAGAGTCTAAAAGGGATAAACACCTTGATAGTTCTCATGGGAGTATCAAGAAGAAAAGAGATAGCCAAAAGGCTTATAGAGGTAGGGAGGGACCCAAAGGAGCCTGTGGCCTTTATAGAGAATGGGACCACAGAGAGGCAGAGGGTCATTTTAACAGACCTTTATGAGTTATCCACAAACCCCCCTGAGGTAAGCCCGCCCGCCATCATGGTGGTGGGAGAGGTGGTAAGGCTGAGAGAGAAGCTTGTCTCATTTAATTTTGTGCTAAAAATAAATTAG
- the cas5b gene encoding type I-B CRISPR-associated protein Cas5b: MGEIRIEIYQPVAHYRVFFTFMRQHTYPIPPYSTVVGLLCNSLEEKEKIERLKDGLSLSIFGKHGSYATTLQTYRNLRIKNHIQEYVHAKNRTKHGLPYHVGGTQPVLVDLLFDVELIIYVYHENEELLEELSERIRFPSKALHLGRAEDWIVVKDVKRVETEEGLIESFDYYTWLPKKLMYDRYDIDVVANTYMVSLYYEIINGVRVFTEYVESKLLHGLHTSDMEFILDKETRLPLFFYKREKHAVSKKQRSLFE; the protein is encoded by the coding sequence ATGGGAGAAATAAGGATAGAGATATACCAACCAGTGGCACATTATAGGGTCTTTTTCACCTTTATGAGACAACACACCTATCCTATACCGCCATACTCCACCGTGGTGGGGCTTTTGTGCAATAGCTTAGAGGAAAAGGAAAAGATAGAGAGATTAAAAGATGGTCTATCTCTTTCTATCTTTGGAAAGCATGGGAGCTATGCTACCACTTTACAAACTTACAGGAATTTAAGAATAAAGAATCATATTCAAGAGTATGTCCATGCTAAGAATAGAACAAAGCATGGACTTCCTTATCATGTAGGTGGCACTCAGCCTGTGCTTGTGGATTTACTCTTTGATGTGGAGCTTATAATCTATGTCTATCATGAGAATGAAGAGCTTTTAGAAGAACTCTCCGAAAGAATAAGATTTCCAAGCAAGGCTTTACATCTTGGAAGAGCAGAAGATTGGATTGTGGTAAAGGATGTAAAGAGGGTGGAGACGGAAGAGGGGTTAATTGAGTCTTTTGATTACTATACATGGCTTCCAAAAAAGCTTATGTATGATAGGTATGATATAGATGTGGTAGCTAATACTTATATGGTTAGCTTGTATTATGAAATTATAAATGGTGTAAGAGTTTTTACAGAATACGTTGAAAGTAAGCTTTTGCATGGCTTACACACATCCGATATGGAATTCATACTTGATAAAGAGACAAGGCTTCCTTTGTTTTTCTATAAGAGGGAAAAGCATGCTGTTAGCAAAAAGCAACGGAGTCTCTTTGAGTGA
- the fabF gene encoding beta-ketoacyl-ACP synthase II has protein sequence MKRRVVITGLGVVSPIGTGVEKFWSNLIAGVSGIDIIKRFDPVELGLSVHIAGEVKDFEPEKYFDKKDAQKVSDFIKFAVAAAEEAIKDSGLLESKFDPYRVGVIIGTGIGGLRDIEEQQKVLTEKGPRRVSPFFIPYGISNMASGLVAIRFGFKGPNYCVVSACATGNHSIGDAMRLIQKGDIDVAIAGGCESAITPLGVAGFASMRALSTRNHEPQKASRPFDRDRDGFVMGEGAGILVLEEYEHAKARGAKIYAELVGYGATDDAYHITAPCADGEGAYMCMKLALEDAGVRPEEIDYINAHGTSTPLNDKSETLAIKRLFGEHAYKLKISSNKSMIGHLLGAAGAVEAVATVKTIQTGIIPPTINLENPDPECDLDYVPNKAIEYPVNYALSNSFGFGGTNACLLFKRL, from the coding sequence TTGAAGAGGCGTGTGGTAATAACCGGCTTGGGGGTAGTTTCCCCCATAGGGACCGGTGTAGAAAAGTTTTGGTCTAATTTGATAGCTGGCGTAAGCGGTATAGATATAATAAAGAGGTTTGATCCCGTAGAGCTTGGGCTTTCGGTCCATATTGCGGGTGAAGTAAAGGATTTTGAACCAGAAAAATACTTTGATAAAAAGGATGCTCAAAAGGTATCCGACTTTATAAAGTTTGCAGTAGCGGCGGCAGAGGAAGCCATAAAAGACAGTGGGCTTTTAGAGAGTAAATTTGACCCATATAGAGTTGGTGTAATCATAGGCACTGGCATAGGTGGCCTACGTGATATTGAAGAACAGCAAAAGGTCCTTACGGAAAAGGGACCAAGGAGGGTATCTCCCTTCTTTATACCCTACGGCATATCCAACATGGCAAGTGGTCTTGTGGCCATACGCTTTGGCTTTAAAGGCCCAAACTATTGTGTGGTCTCTGCCTGCGCCACAGGCAATCACTCTATCGGTGATGCTATGAGGCTTATACAGAAGGGGGACATAGATGTGGCCATAGCCGGGGGTTGCGAGAGCGCCATAACACCCCTTGGAGTGGCAGGCTTTGCCTCTATGAGGGCCCTTTCCACAAGGAACCATGAGCCTCAAAAGGCCTCAAGGCCCTTTGATAGAGATAGAGATGGTTTTGTGATGGGTGAAGGCGCGGGTATATTGGTATTGGAAGAGTATGAGCATGCAAAGGCAAGGGGAGCAAAGATATACGCAGAGCTTGTAGGTTATGGTGCCACCGATGATGCCTACCATATTACTGCACCATGCGCCGACGGAGAAGGTGCCTATATGTGTATGAAGCTTGCCTTAGAAGATGCTGGTGTAAGGCCTGAAGAGATAGATTACATAAACGCCCATGGCACTTCCACACCTTTGAACGACAAGTCTGAAACTTTGGCCATAAAAAGGCTTTTTGGAGAGCATGCCTACAAGCTAAAAATAAGCTCCAACAAATCCATGATAGGGCATCTCTTGGGCGCTGCTGGAGCTGTGGAGGCTGTGGCCACTGTAAAGACCATACAAACGGGCATAATACCACCCACCATAAACCTGGAGAATCCAGACCCAGAGTGCGACCTTGATTATGTGCCAAACAAGGCTATAGAGTATCCGGTAAACTATGCCCTTTCCAACTCCTTTGGCTTTGGTGGAACCAATGCCTGCCTCCTTTTCAAAAGACTTTGA
- a CDS encoding nitrate reductase: MKAFQCPYCGVGCGLLWDEGKIRGDKSHPASRGEVCKKPLYYPEAMHKGRLLKPMFRETKKEPFREISWEEAYSILLKKLKEHSPEELYFYLSGQLLTEDIYVMNKFIKGFLKTNNVDANSRLCMATAVSAYRLAFGSDGPPCSYEDLDDADTFVFAGSNALWTHPVLFKRILKRKAKGEAINIIVIDPVKTQTAQKADKHYQIRAGTDAVLFNSVLYVLYEKGWIDEEFIKNHVDGFEEAIKEALKYPPKRASEICKIEEKDIWELAEYYAFSKKLISLWCQGLNQSSQGVMKNIALINLHLATGRLNNKGCPFSLTGQPNAMGGREMGYLSNGLPGYRDVRKEEDREFMEAFWGIPTGSIKPEPGPTITEAIDLMLKGDIKFLWVVATNPAITLPNLGKVWKALEKVFLVVQDAYWNHTCEFANLLLPASQMGEKEGVMTGSDRTISLCTKFSEAPGQAKEDWRIFTELAQRMGYEKHFPYMSSEEIFNELRKATKGRLCDISSFSYKDLPKRWGGKHLYEDLRFKTDTGRAKMYPAIYKHHHARFILITGRTKNQWHTMTRTGKSPELLKGEEEPFLLMNPEDAQSMGIAEGDKVKLMSLENKELVELKVRLGDIKRGHLFAPFGYGSVPVNLLLGEKIDPISKEPELKFTPVLVYAKDRRFMAYELER, encoded by the coding sequence ATGAAAGCCTTTCAATGTCCTTACTGTGGAGTGGGCTGTGGCCTCCTGTGGGATGAGGGAAAGATAAGGGGGGACAAGAGCCATCCGGCCTCACGGGGAGAGGTCTGCAAAAAGCCCCTTTACTACCCAGAGGCGATGCACAAGGGAAGACTTTTAAAGCCCATGTTTAGGGAAACTAAAAAAGAACCCTTTAGAGAGATAAGCTGGGAAGAGGCCTATTCCATACTTTTAAAGAAGTTAAAAGAACACTCTCCCGAGGAGCTTTACTTTTACCTTTCAGGACAGCTTTTGACGGAAGACATATATGTGATGAACAAGTTTATAAAAGGTTTTTTAAAGACAAATAATGTGGATGCCAACTCAAGGCTCTGCATGGCAACGGCCGTATCTGCCTACAGGCTGGCCTTTGGCTCCGATGGCCCACCTTGCTCTTATGAGGACCTGGATGATGCAGACACCTTTGTCTTTGCAGGCTCCAACGCCCTTTGGACCCATCCCGTGCTTTTCAAAAGGATACTCAAAAGAAAGGCCAAGGGAGAGGCTATAAACATAATAGTTATAGACCCTGTAAAAACACAAACGGCCCAAAAGGCAGACAAACACTACCAAATAAGGGCTGGAACAGATGCTGTGCTTTTTAACTCGGTGCTTTACGTGCTTTATGAGAAGGGATGGATAGACGAAGAGTTTATAAAGAACCATGTAGATGGCTTTGAAGAGGCCATAAAGGAAGCTTTAAAATATCCACCCAAAAGGGCCTCGGAGATATGCAAGATAGAAGAAAAAGATATATGGGAGCTTGCGGAATACTACGCCTTTAGCAAAAAGCTCATATCCCTGTGGTGCCAAGGCCTCAACCAATCATCGCAAGGTGTTATGAAGAACATAGCCCTCATAAACCTACACCTTGCCACAGGAAGGCTAAATAACAAGGGCTGTCCCTTTTCCTTGACAGGCCAGCCCAACGCCATGGGTGGAAGGGAGATGGGCTATCTTTCCAACGGCCTTCCGGGATACAGGGATGTGAGGAAGGAGGAAGACAGGGAGTTTATGGAAGCCTTTTGGGGAATTCCTACGGGTAGCATAAAGCCCGAGCCGGGTCCAACCATTACAGAGGCCATAGACCTTATGCTTAAGGGAGATATAAAGTTTTTGTGGGTGGTTGCCACAAACCCTGCCATTACTCTACCAAACCTTGGCAAGGTGTGGAAAGCCCTTGAAAAGGTCTTTTTGGTGGTCCAAGATGCCTATTGGAACCATACCTGTGAGTTTGCCAACCTCCTACTGCCCGCAAGCCAGATGGGTGAAAAGGAAGGGGTGATGACAGGGTCCGACAGGACCATAAGCCTATGCACCAAGTTCTCAGAAGCTCCCGGCCAAGCCAAGGAAGACTGGAGGATATTTACAGAGCTGGCCCAAAGGATGGGCTACGAAAAGCACTTTCCCTACATGTCTTCGGAAGAGATATTTAATGAGCTAAGGAAGGCCACAAAGGGCAGGCTCTGCGATATATCTTCCTTTTCTTACAAAGATTTACCCAAGAGGTGGGGAGGAAAACACCTTTATGAGGACCTAAGGTTCAAAACAGACACGGGAAGGGCCAAGATGTACCCAGCTATATACAAGCATCATCATGCAAGGTTTATCCTTATAACGGGAAGGACAAAGAACCAATGGCATACCATGACAAGGACTGGCAAAAGCCCAGAGCTTTTAAAGGGGGAGGAAGAACCTTTTTTGCTTATGAACCCAGAGGACGCCCAAAGCATGGGGATAGCGGAAGGAGACAAGGTCAAGCTTATGTCTTTGGAGAACAAGGAGCTGGTTGAGTTAAAGGTAAGGCTTGGAGATATAAAGAGGGGACACCTTTTTGCACCCTTTGGCTATGGGTCTGTGCCAGTTAACCTGCTTTTAGGAGAAAAAATAGACCCCATTTCAAAGGAGCCAGAGCTAAAGTTTACACCTGTTTTGGTCTATGCAAAGGATAGGAGGTTTATGGCCTATGAGCTTGAAAGGTAA
- the acpP gene encoding acyl carrier protein yields the protein MDLEQRIKEIIADQLGVEVDKLNPGAKFVEDLGADSLDVVELIMAFEEEFGIEIPDEDAEKIRTVGDVIDYLKEKVKS from the coding sequence ATGGACTTGGAACAGAGGATAAAGGAGATTATAGCAGACCAGCTTGGCGTGGAAGTGGATAAGCTAAATCCAGGAGCTAAGTTCGTTGAAGACCTCGGAGCTGACTCCCTTGACGTGGTGGAGCTTATTATGGCCTTTGAAGAGGAGTTTGGTATTGAAATACCTGATGAGGATGCAGAAAAGATAAGGACAGTGGGCGACGTTATAGACTACCTTAAGGAGAAGGTGAAGTCTTGA
- the cas3 gene encoding CRISPR-associated helicase Cas3' — protein MLLAKSNGVSLSEHTKGLLKQARILFEVANFPEDLKKLIEFAIFFHDVGKVHPEFQKKVGNKVKDSLPEVPHSLFSLVFMDMLKLKRIFEKEIKILRSAVAFHHHNDTIRSIVLNGDKENFPKAMKSLKENESLREKLLKLLQEEMKEFEEFAEYIGYSAYLNYNGQSLRDDLIYPYARYYEEEKLNKLTVVLGTLMRVDHFTSYIQKENIDEPIERKPVEYGVVEKAIGERLGCNIWQFEKLKRDKNIILIAPTGAGKTEYAFLWGAGTKMFFTLPLKNQVNSIYDRAKAVFKDENVGLLHSDADLKLLNSDDVKEGERERIIELSHYLSYPVIVATGDQIFPSALRYPGYERIYATLSYSRLVIDEVQAYNPKAVACIVKLCKDISKLGGKFLLMTATLPSFVRKELENLEDLEIIDLYEEYSDTIKHRIQMVDEPMESLTDRILRSAREGKRVAVILNTVSKAQEIYKRLKEKDKDIYIEILHSRYTRKDKEMKYTGDNKDEKKKAILEEFKNPKPENEKTPKILVATQIVEASLDIDVDVLFTELAPIDALIQRMGRVARRKRKESLDLQEPNVIITKPSGVGRVYLKELLDKSLQLLKGIDYLPEIKKRDLVEGLYKELENSNSESSYIQEFKDAIKLLNAGYNEIKKDDAQKFFREILSVPVIPKSMEENFIEAIKGLGENIKYTEFKKDILANFVVDLDYRYVRNGIKADYLASHNKKLKDWLRDMYVVNYIYDKELGLVISEGLDGP, from the coding sequence ATGCTGTTAGCAAAAAGCAACGGAGTCTCTTTGAGTGAGCATACAAAAGGACTTTTAAAGCAGGCAAGAATTTTATTTGAAGTGGCCAACTTTCCAGAGGATTTGAAAAAGCTTATAGAGTTTGCCATCTTCTTTCATGATGTTGGAAAGGTGCATCCAGAGTTTCAAAAGAAGGTGGGCAATAAAGTTAAAGATAGTCTTCCAGAGGTGCCACATAGCTTGTTTTCTTTAGTGTTTATGGATATGTTAAAGCTTAAAAGAATTTTTGAAAAGGAGATAAAGATTTTAAGAAGTGCTGTAGCATTCCACCATCACAATGACACTATAAGGAGTATTGTGCTAAATGGAGACAAAGAGAATTTTCCTAAAGCCATGAAAAGTTTAAAAGAAAATGAAAGTTTAAGAGAAAAGTTATTAAAGCTTTTACAAGAAGAAATGAAAGAGTTTGAAGAGTTTGCAGAGTATATAGGATATAGTGCTTACTTAAATTACAACGGACAGTCTTTAAGGGATGATTTGATATATCCATACGCCCGCTATTATGAGGAGGAAAAACTAAACAAACTAACAGTGGTCCTCGGCACTCTAATGAGAGTGGACCACTTTACATCCTATATCCAGAAGGAAAACATTGATGAGCCTATAGAGAGAAAGCCAGTGGAGTATGGTGTGGTAGAAAAAGCTATAGGAGAAAGGCTGGGATGTAATATCTGGCAGTTTGAAAAGCTAAAAAGGGACAAAAACATCATCCTCATTGCACCAACAGGAGCTGGAAAGACTGAGTATGCCTTCCTATGGGGAGCTGGCACAAAAATGTTTTTCACCTTACCACTCAAAAACCAAGTCAATTCTATCTATGATAGGGCTAAGGCTGTCTTTAAAGACGAAAATGTGGGACTTTTGCACTCGGATGCGGATTTAAAGCTTTTGAATAGTGATGATGTAAAAGAAGGAGAAAGGGAAAGGATTATAGAGCTTTCTCATTATCTTTCCTATCCTGTGATTGTGGCCACTGGGGACCAGATATTTCCATCAGCTTTAAGATACCCTGGCTATGAAAGGATTTATGCCACACTCTCTTATTCAAGGCTTGTTATAGATGAGGTTCAAGCATACAATCCAAAAGCTGTAGCATGCATTGTAAAGCTGTGCAAGGATATATCAAAGCTTGGTGGAAAGTTTTTGCTTATGACTGCCACACTTCCAAGCTTTGTAAGGAAAGAACTGGAAAATTTAGAAGACCTTGAGATTATAGACCTCTATGAAGAATACTCTGACACTATAAAGCATAGGATACAGATGGTAGATGAGCCAATGGAAAGCTTAACAGATAGAATTTTGAGGAGTGCAAGAGAAGGCAAAAGGGTGGCTGTTATTCTAAATACGGTAAGTAAAGCACAGGAGATTTACAAAAGGCTAAAAGAAAAAGACAAAGACATTTATATAGAAATATTGCACTCCAGATATACAAGAAAGGATAAAGAAATGAAATATACAGGAGATAATAAAGACGAGAAAAAGAAGGCTATTTTAGAAGAGTTTAAAAATCCAAAGCCTGAGAATGAAAAGACACCAAAGATTTTGGTGGCCACTCAGATTGTGGAAGCTTCTTTGGATATAGATGTGGATGTCCTCTTTACAGAGCTTGCTCCTATAGATGCACTTATTCAAAGGATGGGAAGAGTGGCAAGAAGAAAAAGAAAAGAAAGCTTAGACTTACAAGAGCCTAATGTGATAATCACAAAACCATCTGGAGTAGGTAGGGTATATCTTAAAGAACTTTTGGATAAGTCTTTACAGCTTCTAAAAGGCATAGACTATCTTCCAGAGATTAAAAAGAGAGATCTTGTGGAAGGGCTATACAAGGAACTTGAAAATTCAAATTCAGAGTCAAGTTATATCCAAGAGTTTAAAGATGCTATAAAGCTTTTGAATGCAGGCTATAATGAGATTAAAAAAGATGATGCACAAAAATTCTTCAGAGAAATCCTTAGTGTGCCTGTCATTCCAAAGAGTATGGAAGAGAATTTTATTGAGGCTATAAAAGGACTTGGTGAGAATATAAAATACACGGAGTTTAAGAAAGATATTTTGGCTAACTTTGTGGTGGATTTGGATTATCGCTATGTAAGAAATGGCATAAAAGCAGACTATTTGGCAAGTCATAATAAAAAGCTAAAAGACTGGCTAAGAGATATGTATGTGGTAAACTATATATATGATAAGGAGTTGGGACTTGTAATAAGTGAGGGTCTTGATGGCCCTTGA
- a CDS encoding TIGR01458 family HAD-type hydrolase translates to MGIRAILFDIDGVLCIRDRVIEGSVEAVNELRKHYKLAFVTNTTRTPTKKVFQSLVNCGFELEEKELFTALRIAKDFVLSQGGGAYLLSTEEVYEEFDVPKEPVKYVVVADAYKNFTYDNLNTAFRYLLEGAELIAVAPNRYFMDKDGKLSLDAGPFVKALEYASGKSAKIIGKPSRDFFNLVLKALEVEPHEALMVGDDIEFDVKGAQDAGIRGVLVKTGKFRPEDLKKGIEPFAILESVAELPRFLSSAGFL, encoded by the coding sequence ATGGGCATAAGGGCCATACTCTTTGACATTGACGGTGTGCTGTGCATAAGGGATAGGGTTATTGAGGGCAGTGTGGAAGCCGTTAATGAGCTACGAAAACACTATAAGCTTGCCTTTGTAACCAATACAACGCGCACACCTACAAAAAAAGTCTTTCAAAGCTTGGTAAATTGCGGCTTTGAGCTGGAAGAAAAAGAACTTTTTACAGCTCTTAGGATTGCAAAAGACTTTGTTCTTTCTCAAGGTGGTGGTGCTTACCTTTTATCAACGGAGGAAGTTTATGAGGAGTTTGACGTGCCAAAGGAGCCGGTAAAGTACGTTGTGGTGGCCGATGCTTATAAGAACTTTACCTATGACAATCTCAACACAGCCTTTAGATACCTTTTGGAAGGTGCGGAGCTGATTGCGGTGGCTCCAAACAGATACTTTATGGATAAGGATGGAAAACTTTCCTTGGATGCTGGTCCCTTTGTTAAGGCTTTGGAATATGCCTCCGGAAAATCTGCCAAGATAATAGGAAAACCCTCAAGGGACTTTTTCAATTTGGTGCTAAAAGCCTTAGAAGTGGAACCTCATGAGGCCTTGATGGTTGGCGACGATATAGAGTTTGACGTGAAAGGTGCGCAGGATGCGGGCATAAGGGGCGTGCTTGTAAAGACTGGCAAGTTTAGACCAGAGGACCTAAAGAAGGGCATAGAACCCTTTGCAATTTTGGAGAGCGTGGCGGAGCTTCCAAGATTTTTATCAAGCGCTGGCTTTTTATAA
- the cas7i gene encoding type I-B CRISPR-associated protein Cas7/Cst2/DevR: MMRVKGITLTIEFDGWALNRDENLGGNERTIKKIKKDGQIYSFISSKSLRHHLFWTLHDRFNWPITDCVADKDTEKSDDKSVVVQPDLTKHNIITSPELDAFGYMYTIKGDMGLSRKAPVGITHAIALNPWDGTSHVMANHDFARRVPNATPIPVKEENDYNTFRASFTIDVGRLGVDEWYVNRVEYKDGELSLIKIQVIITGSEKKGNLKIEKKPIFTHTVKAEKLSDNEYKLDKGRIIIEELKPETDKDAGLVRVKFIVDEDEKKRRIYQIMTVIKNGLMYRVGTDCGIKPLRLYVAGLEVAMPVLHYGDFDSDYIVKDGGEPLVYKYDHKNIQGQEKQRWHEFLKRLGVGVWEK; the protein is encoded by the coding sequence ATGATGAGAGTGAAAGGAATAACACTAACGATTGAGTTTGACGGCTGGGCTTTAAACAGGGATGAAAACCTTGGCGGTAATGAGAGAACCATCAAGAAGATAAAAAAGGATGGACAGATTTACAGCTTTATATCAAGTAAGAGTTTGAGGCATCATCTGTTTTGGACCTTGCATGACAGATTTAATTGGCCTATAACAGACTGTGTGGCAGATAAGGACACAGAAAAGAGTGATGATAAAAGTGTGGTTGTTCAGCCAGACCTAACAAAGCATAACATAATAACAAGTCCAGAACTTGATGCTTTTGGCTATATGTATACCATAAAAGGAGACATGGGGCTATCAAGAAAAGCACCAGTTGGTATAACTCATGCTATAGCTTTAAATCCTTGGGATGGCACTTCTCATGTAATGGCTAACCATGATTTTGCAAGAAGAGTACCCAATGCTACACCTATTCCAGTAAAAGAGGAAAATGATTACAATACCTTTAGAGCATCCTTTACCATAGATGTGGGAAGGCTTGGTGTGGATGAGTGGTATGTGAATAGGGTGGAGTATAAGGATGGAGAACTGAGCCTCATAAAAATTCAGGTGATAATAACAGGAAGTGAAAAGAAAGGCAACCTGAAGATAGAGAAAAAACCAATTTTCACTCACACTGTAAAGGCAGAAAAACTAAGTGATAATGAGTATAAGCTTGATAAAGGCAGGATAATTATAGAAGAGCTAAAGCCTGAAACGGATAAGGATGCTGGACTTGTGAGAGTAAAGTTTATTGTGGATGAAGATGAGAAAAAGAGAAGAATTTATCAAATTATGACGGTCATAAAGAATGGGTTAATGTATAGAGTTGGAACAGACTGTGGCATAAAGCCTTTAAGACTTTATGTGGCAGGTCTGGAAGTGGCAATGCCTGTTTTACACTATGGGGATTTTGATTCTGATTATATTGTGAAAGATGGAGGAGAACCTCTTGTATATAAATATGACCACAAGAACATACAGGGTCAAGAAAAACAAAGATGGCATGAGTTTTTAAAAAGGCTTGGAGTGGGAGTATGGGAGAAATAA